A genomic window from Fibrobacterota bacterium includes:
- a CDS encoding phosphoribosylanthranilate isomerase → MACVHEGVDHIGFNFVPQSKRFVEPDVAHRLAAQVARRCGLVGVFMDQPLEFIEEVLRKVPLDAVQLHGRETPEFCSRLRVPVWKVFAVGPGWDPQVLSSYPDVAVRLFDTASSAGVSGGTGKAFDWDLLPSHILHPWVLAGGLGPENLAQAITMHQPDGVDLNSGVESAPGVKDPEKLAKAMGLVAAWRTQSVGTVLPGVTGGSMQLDGKSWAVWVLDAKAKAPDVEFQGLKELLSAHPRLILDFRARNVSTQSLGAELLGWEMAARENGGEIRFRFNEDTLGRLMRVSLGALLPVVEEP, encoded by the coding sequence ATGGCATGCGTCCACGAAGGAGTGGACCACATCGGTTTCAACTTCGTTCCCCAAAGCAAACGCTTCGTGGAGCCTGATGTTGCGCATCGACTGGCAGCCCAGGTGGCAAGGCGCTGCGGGCTGGTCGGGGTCTTCATGGACCAGCCTTTGGAATTCATCGAAGAAGTACTCCGCAAGGTGCCCTTGGATGCGGTCCAATTGCATGGTCGGGAGACGCCGGAATTCTGTTCCCGCCTTCGCGTTCCGGTGTGGAAAGTTTTTGCCGTCGGGCCCGGCTGGGACCCTCAGGTGCTCTCCAGCTACCCGGACGTGGCGGTCCGGCTCTTCGACACGGCCTCATCCGCAGGGGTCTCGGGAGGTACCGGAAAAGCCTTCGATTGGGATCTTCTGCCCTCCCATATTTTGCATCCGTGGGTTTTGGCGGGCGGATTGGGGCCGGAAAACCTCGCTCAAGCCATCACCATGCACCAGCCGGACGGAGTGGACCTCAACAGCGGCGTGGAATCCGCCCCTGGTGTGAAGGATCCGGAAAAGTTGGCCAAGGCCATGGGGCTGGTGGCTGCCTGGCGCACCCAGTCGGTCGGAACCGTTCTTCCCGGGGTCACGGGAGGCTCGATGCAATTGGATGGCAAGTCCTGGGCGGTGTGGGTGTTGGACGCCAAGGCGAAGGCCCCGGACGTGGAATTCCAAGGGCTCAAGGAGCTGCTGAGCGCCCACCCGAGGCTGATCTTGGACTTCCGCGCACGCAATGTTTCCACGCAAAGCCTGGGAGCGGAGCTTCTGGGCTGGGAAATGGCCGCCCGCGAGAACGGGGGAGAAATCCGTTTTCGGTTCAACGAAGACACTCTGGGCCGATTGATGCGGGTTTCCCTGGGGGCACTTCTACCCGTGGTGGAAGAACCATGA
- the ftsY gene encoding signal recognition particle-docking protein FtsY codes for MNLFSRIREGLGRTSDALVRSLKGMVGTGRIDEATLEDLVERLVRADVGIETAEDLVERLRKRAWGRAYRDSEELLDWLADCAVELLGPSEAFLPSTGLQVVAIVGVNGAGKTTTIGKLAHRLRAQGRKVLVGACDTFRAAAVDQLEEWCRRADVPCVRQKPGADPAAVAYDAVAAAIVRGCDVVLLDTAGRLQNRADLMAELGKILKVVAKHDTSYPQHVWLVLDGNTGQNAVSQAKLFHETAPLTGLVVTKLDGTAKGGAVLSLRKVVQTPVLFLGLGEKIDDLVPFEPKEYARALFERSEG; via the coding sequence ATGAACCTGTTTTCCCGGATCCGCGAAGGGCTGGGGCGCACGAGCGATGCTCTGGTCCGCAGCCTCAAGGGAATGGTCGGCACGGGCCGCATCGACGAGGCCACGCTGGAAGACCTCGTGGAGCGGCTGGTCCGCGCCGATGTGGGGATCGAAACGGCCGAAGACCTCGTGGAGCGCCTGCGCAAGCGGGCTTGGGGTCGCGCGTACCGCGATTCGGAAGAGCTGCTGGATTGGCTTGCCGACTGCGCCGTCGAGCTGTTGGGCCCCTCGGAGGCGTTCCTGCCTTCCACCGGGCTCCAGGTGGTGGCGATCGTCGGTGTCAACGGCGCAGGCAAGACCACGACCATCGGAAAGCTCGCGCACCGCTTGCGCGCCCAGGGCCGCAAGGTGCTGGTAGGCGCCTGCGATACGTTCCGTGCAGCCGCGGTGGATCAATTGGAAGAATGGTGCCGCCGAGCGGATGTCCCCTGTGTGCGCCAAAAGCCTGGCGCGGATCCTGCCGCGGTGGCGTATGACGCCGTGGCGGCCGCCATCGTCCGGGGCTGCGACGTGGTGCTGCTGGATACGGCGGGTCGGCTGCAAAATCGCGCCGATCTGATGGCCGAGCTGGGCAAGATCCTGAAGGTGGTAGCCAAGCACGACACCTCCTACCCTCAGCATGTTTGGCTGGTCCTGGATGGCAACACGGGTCAGAACGCGGTCAGCCAAGCCAAGTTGTTTCACGAGACCGCCCCTCTGACCGGGTTGGTGGTCACCAAGCTGGATGGCACAGCAAAAGGCGGAGCGGTCTTGTCTCTGCGCAAGGTGGTCCAGACGCCGGTGCTGTTTTTGGGGCTGGGTGAAAAGATCGACGATCTGGTTCCTTTCGAGCCCAAGGAATACGCACGAGCCCTGTTCGAACGGAGCGAGGGATGA
- a CDS encoding ABC transporter ATP-binding protein: protein MSDDSVLLQVEGVGFAYDAGNTAVYGLTLDVRAGEVLLVAGANGSGKTTCLKLLGGFLLPSEGTVRLGKIDLEELPAEKVDEWVAFIRTESEKALVGPTVEDELSRGCRLAGLSGAAIPHRVGQALEVVRLRDSRQWYLDEISVGERRRIALASSLIGKPRVVLMDEPLADLDAAGVRVVGRILRELAKRGLAVVFTSHRLDPALQLTDKVVVLDQGEIVAHGTPQQVLEKPDVLQEAGLTLPPAAELFHRLRSQGVLANAPLPVSLDEAVAELVLRLAR from the coding sequence ATGAGCGATGATAGCGTTCTTTTACAGGTTGAGGGAGTCGGTTTCGCCTACGATGCCGGCAACACGGCCGTCTATGGCCTCACGTTGGACGTGCGGGCTGGTGAAGTGCTTTTGGTCGCAGGCGCCAACGGATCGGGCAAAACCACCTGCCTGAAGCTGCTCGGGGGCTTCTTGCTGCCTTCGGAAGGCACCGTCCGGCTGGGCAAGATCGATTTGGAGGAGCTTCCCGCCGAGAAAGTCGACGAGTGGGTCGCCTTCATCCGCACGGAATCCGAAAAGGCCCTGGTGGGGCCCACGGTGGAAGACGAACTCTCCCGGGGTTGCCGCCTGGCCGGCCTTTCCGGCGCCGCCATCCCCCATCGCGTGGGCCAAGCCTTGGAAGTCGTGCGTCTGCGCGACTCCCGTCAGTGGTACCTGGATGAAATCTCCGTCGGCGAACGCCGCCGCATCGCCTTGGCCTCCAGCCTCATCGGCAAGCCTCGCGTGGTGCTGATGGACGAACCCCTGGCCGATCTGGACGCCGCCGGCGTGCGGGTGGTCGGACGGATTCTGCGCGAACTGGCAAAACGCGGCTTGGCGGTGGTCTTCACCAGCCATCGCCTGGACCCTGCGCTCCAACTGACCGACAAGGTCGTGGTGTTGGATCAGGGCGAGATCGTCGCCCACGGCACGCCCCAGCAGGTCCTGGAAAAGCCTGACGTGCTGCAGGAAGCCGGACTGACCCTCCCGCCCGCCGCGGAGCTGTTCCATCGCCTGCGCTCCCAGGGAGTGCTCGCCAACGCTCCTCTGCCGGTCAGCTTGGACGAAGCCGTCGCGGAACTCGTGCTGCGCCTGGCTCGCTAA
- the lptB gene encoding LPS export ABC transporter ATP-binding protein → MRRIEASDLRKTYGGRRVVDGVHVSVSQGEIVGLLGPNGAGKTTTFYMITGLVRPDRGKVHLDGKDISKLPMYRRARRGLGYLAQEPSIFRSLSVRDNIEAVLQVRGMPRKRRHERCDQLLEELRISHLHKSVSLTLSGGERRRLEIARALAADPAFLLLDEPFAGVDPISIEDIQSIVAGLREKGLGILITDHNVRETLAITDRAYILFGGKILTEGNSAFLANDPDARRHYLGERFSLG, encoded by the coding sequence GTGCGACGCATCGAGGCGTCCGATCTGCGCAAGACCTACGGCGGCCGCCGCGTGGTGGATGGCGTGCATGTGAGCGTCTCGCAAGGCGAGATCGTGGGCTTGCTCGGCCCCAACGGCGCCGGCAAGACCACCACCTTCTACATGATCACGGGGTTGGTTCGCCCCGATCGCGGCAAGGTGCACCTGGACGGCAAGGACATCTCCAAGCTTCCCATGTACCGCCGCGCGCGCCGGGGTTTGGGCTACCTGGCCCAGGAGCCATCCATCTTCCGCAGCCTTTCGGTGCGGGACAACATCGAGGCCGTGCTCCAGGTGCGGGGCATGCCGCGCAAGCGCCGCCACGAACGCTGCGACCAGCTCCTGGAAGAACTGCGGATCTCCCATCTGCACAAGTCCGTCTCGTTGACGCTTTCCGGCGGTGAACGCCGCCGTCTGGAGATCGCCCGCGCCCTGGCCGCGGATCCCGCCTTCCTGCTTCTGGACGAGCCCTTCGCGGGTGTGGACCCCATTTCCATCGAAGACATCCAATCGATCGTGGCAGGGCTTCGCGAAAAGGGTCTGGGCATTTTGATCACCGACCACAACGTCCGCGAAACCTTGGCCATCACCGACCGCGCCTACATCCTGTTCGGCGGCAAGATCCTCACCGAAGGAAATTCGGCGTTTCTGGCCAACGATCCCGATGCCCGCCGCCACTACCTGGGCGAGCGGTTCAGTCTGGGGTAG
- a CDS encoding acyl-CoA thioesterase, which produces MTSAATSTHLSLVRVRYSETDQMRFVYYAHHFVYYEVARTEWLAAKVLPYDQMEQRGFAIPVLEAHCQYLSPARYGDELAIELAATLVDGLRIRFDYRTFRGSVEGELLATGWTVHVCMDPSGKPRRPPPQLRAVLGGAT; this is translated from the coding sequence ATGACTTCCGCAGCCACCTCCACCCATCTTTCCCTGGTGCGGGTCCGCTACAGCGAAACCGACCAGATGCGCTTCGTCTACTACGCCCATCATTTCGTTTACTACGAGGTGGCGCGCACCGAGTGGCTCGCCGCCAAGGTCCTGCCCTACGACCAGATGGAACAGCGCGGGTTCGCCATCCCGGTGCTGGAGGCGCATTGCCAATATCTGTCGCCAGCCCGCTACGGCGACGAGTTGGCCATCGAACTTGCCGCCACCCTGGTGGACGGACTGCGGATCCGCTTCGACTACCGGACTTTCCGGGGTTCGGTGGAGGGAGAACTGCTGGCCACCGGCTGGACCGTCCACGTGTGCATGGACCCTTCCGGCAAGCCGCGTCGTCCACCGCCCCAACTGCGCGCGGTCCTGGGCGGAGCTACGTAG
- a CDS encoding NAD(P)-dependent oxidoreductase translates to MDVAFLGTGIMGSRMAANLAKAGHNVTVWNRTPEKAAPLAEFGCKLASSPRSAVRGAQVVFTMVADPVALRQVAIGSQGFLDELPPGTLWVDHSTVDPATSRQMGANAVNRGLRFLDVPVSGSSGAAGSAKLIFFAGGELSDIEGIRVLLEAMGSRIVHAGPIGAGSSLKLVNNLFLAQAQVAWSETLGLATRIGLTEEIVHEAILPTHVAPGFLTFKRAKIENREWSPEFPLKHALKDVRLALEMAVGVGLELSQARASEALYKQAARQGMGDQDISSVHEIASKGHLTPETGALEESAFRG, encoded by the coding sequence ATGGATGTCGCGTTTCTCGGTACGGGCATCATGGGGTCGCGCATGGCGGCCAATTTGGCCAAAGCCGGCCACAACGTCACGGTTTGGAATCGCACGCCGGAAAAGGCCGCGCCCTTGGCGGAATTCGGCTGCAAACTGGCCTCCAGTCCCAGATCGGCCGTGCGAGGAGCCCAGGTGGTGTTCACCATGGTGGCAGATCCCGTCGCGTTGCGACAGGTCGCCATAGGGTCCCAAGGGTTCCTGGACGAACTCCCCCCCGGAACGCTCTGGGTGGACCACAGCACGGTGGACCCGGCCACTTCCCGTCAAATGGGGGCCAACGCGGTCAACCGTGGATTGCGGTTTCTGGACGTGCCCGTTTCCGGTTCCAGCGGCGCGGCGGGTTCGGCCAAGCTGATCTTTTTCGCCGGGGGGGAACTCTCCGACATCGAAGGAATTCGCGTCCTCCTGGAGGCCATGGGCAGCCGGATCGTGCACGCCGGACCCATCGGAGCGGGTTCCTCGCTGAAGCTCGTGAACAACCTGTTTTTGGCCCAGGCCCAGGTCGCCTGGTCGGAAACCCTCGGTTTGGCGACGCGGATCGGGCTGACGGAGGAGATCGTCCACGAAGCGATCCTGCCCACCCACGTGGCCCCAGGATTCCTCACGTTCAAACGGGCGAAGATCGAAAATCGGGAATGGAGTCCGGAATTTCCGCTCAAGCATGCGTTGAAGGACGTGCGCTTGGCGCTGGAAATGGCTGTTGGGGTGGGACTGGAGCTCTCGCAGGCGCGGGCTTCGGAAGCCCTGTACAAACAGGCGGCACGCCAGGGCATGGGAGATCAGGACATCAGTTCCGTCCATGAAATCGCCTCGAAGGGTCACTTGACGCCGGAAACAGGCGCTTTGGAAGAAAGCGCGTTCCGGGGCTGA
- a CDS encoding S41 family peptidase — MSLPSRSNIYFALATAIVAVSSTAAVSGSSREAGFYSSFERLGKVLVKINDVYVEEIPSDTMTEAAVRGMSTILDPHTAYFAEKESEDLKIHTQAKFGGLGITIGVRENVLTVISPLSGTPAQRMGIQAGDRILEIDGKSTRGITVDAAVSKLRGTPGTQVTIKVWREGFTQPMPFAITREEIKIESVPYAGLLPGKVGYVKLTQFSEPTGAELEKALRDLKAKGATSYILDLRYNPGGLLTQAVDVSEMFLPKGRLVVSTKGRIMSQNTEMGSQREPVIDTAAPLVVLVNGGSASAAEIVSGAVQDWDRGVVLGTQTFGKGSVQTIFPMDQKHLLKVTTAFYYTPSGRCINKKENGVRWLREQEADTAKSDSVKEPKGPGFDDELGAEIDDGSAPDTTLDTLKHKSFRTKVLGRKVWDAGGILPDVRVSGRRLNSFQQDLERKNLFFRFAINQKPKLMAKGKLDTTFRATDAQVEEFRRFLQTDSVKFTFDSPEARLLKEIRKSVKRDSLRGEKYQGADRAAIRSRLDALDSALSKANESLFTTNREYIREGINREVLMAVGGTSGATPYELSLDPQVAEAVKILRDPVRYRQILTKPKAAAAK; from the coding sequence ATGTCTTTGCCGTCCCGCTCGAACATCTATTTCGCCTTGGCCACCGCGATCGTCGCCGTGAGCTCCACCGCCGCCGTCAGCGGCTCCTCTCGGGAGGCGGGTTTCTACTCGTCTTTTGAACGGTTGGGCAAGGTGTTGGTCAAAATCAACGATGTCTACGTGGAGGAAATCCCGTCGGACACCATGACGGAAGCTGCCGTCCGGGGGATGTCCACCATTTTGGATCCTCACACGGCGTACTTCGCGGAGAAGGAATCCGAAGATCTGAAGATCCACACCCAGGCCAAATTCGGAGGACTGGGAATCACCATCGGCGTTCGCGAGAACGTGCTGACGGTGATCTCGCCGCTTTCCGGCACGCCCGCCCAACGCATGGGCATCCAGGCCGGCGACCGGATTTTGGAAATCGACGGCAAGTCCACCCGGGGGATCACGGTGGATGCGGCGGTTTCCAAGCTGCGCGGAACCCCTGGGACGCAGGTCACCATCAAGGTCTGGCGCGAGGGCTTCACCCAGCCGATGCCCTTCGCCATCACGCGCGAAGAGATCAAGATCGAGTCCGTGCCCTACGCGGGGCTGCTTCCCGGCAAGGTCGGCTATGTCAAGCTCACCCAGTTTTCCGAGCCCACCGGGGCGGAGCTGGAGAAGGCGTTGCGGGATCTGAAAGCCAAGGGCGCCACCTCCTACATCCTGGACCTGCGTTACAATCCCGGGGGGCTGCTGACCCAGGCCGTGGACGTTTCGGAGATGTTCCTTCCCAAGGGGCGCCTGGTGGTTTCCACCAAGGGTCGGATCATGAGCCAAAACACCGAGATGGGCTCGCAGCGCGAGCCCGTCATCGACACGGCCGCCCCGTTGGTGGTGCTGGTCAACGGCGGTTCGGCTTCCGCGGCGGAGATCGTTTCGGGCGCCGTCCAGGACTGGGATCGCGGTGTCGTGTTGGGCACGCAGACCTTCGGCAAGGGATCGGTCCAGACCATCTTCCCCATGGACCAGAAGCACCTGTTGAAAGTGACCACCGCCTTCTACTACACGCCCAGCGGGCGGTGCATCAACAAGAAGGAAAACGGCGTCCGTTGGCTGCGCGAGCAGGAGGCGGACACGGCGAAGTCGGATTCCGTCAAGGAGCCCAAGGGCCCGGGCTTCGACGACGAGCTCGGCGCGGAAATCGACGATGGCTCCGCCCCCGACACCACCTTGGACACCCTCAAGCACAAATCGTTTCGCACCAAGGTGCTGGGGCGCAAGGTCTGGGATGCCGGCGGCATCCTTCCCGACGTTCGCGTCAGCGGTCGACGCCTCAACTCCTTCCAGCAGGATCTGGAACGCAAGAACCTGTTCTTCCGCTTCGCCATCAACCAAAAGCCCAAGCTCATGGCCAAGGGCAAGCTGGACACCACCTTCCGCGCCACCGACGCGCAGGTGGAGGAATTCCGCAGGTTCTTGCAGACGGATTCCGTCAAGTTCACCTTCGATTCGCCGGAAGCTCGGCTCCTCAAGGAGATCCGCAAGTCCGTCAAGCGCGATTCCCTGCGCGGCGAGAAGTACCAGGGAGCCGATCGCGCCGCCATCCGGTCCCGTCTGGATGCGCTGGATTCCGCCCTCTCCAAGGCCAACGAATCCTTGTTCACCACCAATCGCGAGTACATCCGCGAGGGGATCAACCGGGAAGTTCTCATGGCGGTGGGCGGCACCAGTGGCGCCACGCCGTACGAGCTGTCGTTGGATCCGCAGGTGGCCGAGGCCGTCAAGATCCTGCGCGACCCGGTCCGCTATCGTCAGATTTTGACCAAGCCCAAGGCGGCCGCCGCGAAATGA
- the lptC gene encoding LPS export ABC transporter periplasmic protein LptC: MRKLLFLITMVLAGTACRLEKPPKVRKAKQAIDTVAPPQKPVDAFFRGGARVDFWQSDTLTWRMVTKTLRQDPTSQRVWAEPVDLTAYTQKGAVAAHIVADSGTMDRGMRFFFARGHVVASNKTGMELETDSIVFDKESDRIHTNARVRVKTENGDVLTGKGFRSDAYLNRWEILSDIRGQFKDLGSFPFLPANGSGN; the protein is encoded by the coding sequence ATGCGCAAACTTCTCTTCCTCATCACCATGGTGCTTGCTGGCACCGCTTGCCGCCTGGAAAAACCTCCCAAGGTCCGGAAGGCCAAACAGGCGATCGACACCGTCGCGCCTCCGCAGAAGCCTGTCGACGCCTTCTTCCGCGGCGGCGCTCGCGTGGATTTCTGGCAAAGCGACACGCTCACTTGGCGCATGGTCACCAAAACATTGCGGCAGGATCCCACCTCGCAACGCGTTTGGGCCGAACCGGTCGACCTCACCGCCTACACCCAAAAAGGGGCCGTCGCCGCCCACATCGTGGCGGATTCCGGCACCATGGACCGCGGCATGCGGTTTTTCTTCGCCCGCGGACACGTGGTGGCATCCAACAAGACCGGCATGGAGCTGGAAACCGATTCCATCGTCTTCGACAAGGAATCCGACCGCATCCACACCAACGCCCGGGTTCGCGTCAAGACGGAAAACGGCGACGTGCTCACCGGCAAGGGTTTCCGATCCGACGCCTACCTCAATCGGTGGGAGATCCTCTCTGACATCCGCGGCCAGTTCAAGGATCTGGGGTCGTTCCCTTTCCTGCCGGCCAACGGCAGCGGCAACTGA
- the trxA gene encoding thioredoxin, with protein sequence MAGNVVEFTDANFEVEVVKSDLPVLVDFWAPWCGPCRMIAPSIEALSGEYAGKVKIGKLNTDDNTDVSARFGIRSIPTLLIFKGGEVVDQLVGALPKEKIAERINKFV encoded by the coding sequence ATGGCCGGCAACGTGGTTGAGTTCACCGACGCGAACTTTGAAGTGGAAGTGGTCAAGTCCGACTTGCCCGTGTTGGTCGACTTCTGGGCTCCTTGGTGTGGGCCTTGCCGCATGATCGCCCCTTCGATCGAGGCGCTGTCCGGCGAGTACGCCGGCAAGGTCAAGATCGGCAAGCTCAACACCGACGACAACACGGACGTTTCCGCACGGTTTGGCATCCGCTCCATCCCCACCCTCTTGATTTTCAAGGGCGGCGAAGTGGTGGATCAGCTCGTGGGCGCTCTGCCCAAGGAAAAAATCGCCGAACGGATCAACAAGTTCGTCTGA
- a CDS encoding sigma-54-dependent Fis family transcriptional regulator, which yields MKFLVVDDETGARYGARRLLESAGHQVVEAASGEEMLALSPAKPFDAILLDYQMDPMDGLTALTTLATRSGAPPVVFFTAQGSERIAVEAMRKGATDYLTKPADADELVMVLERAATLGRERTTLDLLQRETDSSRPSRELLGESPAMRAMREDLALMAPTASSVLLLGESGTGKEMIARFLHERSGRTGPFVAVNCGALPTTLVEAELFGHEKGAFTGATSARPGRIRQAHQGTLFLDEIGDMPWEAQVRLLRVLEERIVEPLGSERTIEVDIRVVAATHRDLQALVAEGRFRQDLLYRLDVLSVKIPPLRERPGDALVLAKQFLRHYAGNRPLEFSPAAQSAIDRAQWAGNVRELRNAIERSCVLVRGKQITPELLGVGPERAQPQISNTLEETPGWLGISPVSVELPFREAKQQVMEEFERKFINHHLEQCGGNISKAALALDMHRQSLQQKMKDLGMTRPDAE from the coding sequence ATGAAATTCCTTGTCGTCGACGACGAAACCGGCGCCCGCTACGGCGCGCGACGCTTGTTGGAATCCGCGGGCCACCAGGTGGTGGAAGCCGCCTCCGGCGAAGAGATGCTCGCGCTTTCCCCCGCCAAGCCGTTCGACGCGATCCTGCTGGACTACCAGATGGACCCCATGGACGGACTCACCGCCCTGACCACGCTGGCCACCCGCTCCGGGGCGCCCCCGGTGGTGTTCTTCACCGCACAGGGCTCCGAGCGCATCGCCGTGGAGGCCATGCGCAAGGGGGCCACCGACTACCTCACCAAGCCCGCCGACGCCGACGAACTGGTGATGGTCCTGGAGCGGGCGGCAACGCTTGGTCGCGAGCGCACCACCCTGGATCTGCTCCAGCGCGAAACCGACTCCTCGCGCCCCTCGCGCGAGCTGTTGGGCGAATCTCCCGCCATGCGCGCCATGCGCGAAGACCTCGCCCTGATGGCTCCCACCGCATCCAGCGTCCTTCTTTTGGGCGAGTCCGGCACCGGCAAGGAAATGATCGCGCGCTTTTTGCACGAGCGTTCCGGCCGCACCGGACCCTTCGTGGCGGTCAACTGCGGAGCGCTTCCCACCACGCTGGTGGAAGCCGAACTGTTCGGGCACGAGAAGGGCGCCTTCACCGGAGCCACCTCCGCGCGCCCCGGCAGAATCCGTCAGGCCCACCAGGGAACCCTGTTTTTGGACGAGATCGGCGACATGCCATGGGAGGCCCAGGTTCGGCTTCTTCGCGTGCTGGAAGAGCGCATCGTGGAGCCGCTGGGATCCGAGCGGACCATCGAGGTGGACATCCGCGTGGTGGCCGCCACCCACCGCGACCTGCAGGCGTTGGTGGCGGAAGGCAGATTCCGTCAAGACCTTCTCTATCGCCTGGACGTGCTTTCCGTGAAGATCCCGCCTCTGCGCGAACGACCCGGCGACGCGCTGGTGCTGGCCAAGCAGTTTCTGCGCCACTACGCGGGCAACCGGCCGTTGGAATTCTCCCCGGCGGCCCAATCGGCCATCGACCGCGCGCAATGGGCGGGCAACGTGCGCGAGCTTCGCAACGCCATCGAGCGCTCCTGCGTGCTGGTGCGGGGCAAGCAGATCACCCCCGAGCTGTTGGGCGTGGGGCCCGAGCGCGCGCAGCCTCAGATCTCCAACACCCTCGAGGAAACCCCGGGATGGCTGGGCATCTCGCCGGTTTCCGTGGAACTTCCCTTCCGCGAGGCCAAGCAGCAGGTGATGGAGGAATTCGAGCGGAAATTCATCAATCACCACCTGGAGCAGTGCGGAGGCAACATCTCCAAGGCCGCCCTGGCCCTGGACATGCACCGCCAGAGTCTGCAGCAGAAGATGAAGGACCTGGGCATGACCCGCCCGGACGCGGAATGA